In Apium graveolens cultivar Ventura chromosome 10, ASM990537v1, whole genome shotgun sequence, the following are encoded in one genomic region:
- the LOC141690412 gene encoding uncharacterized protein LOC141690412, with translation MIDESNPSKKVKIRSGLETIFREDLVSLLRSYADIFVWIPRDMSGLHESIAMHSVDVNPNRKPVKQKRRNFAPERQRAIDEEVEKLLKDGIICKVKYLEWLANVVMVKKVNGKWRMYIDYTDLNSACPKDPYPCQILIN, from the coding sequence ATGATCGATGAGAGCAATCCTTCTAAGAAGGTAAAGATAAGATCCGGACTTGAAACTATTTTTAGAGAAGATCTGGTTTCATTGCTTCGAAGCTATGCTGATATATTTGTGTGGATCCCAAGAGACATGTCTGGGCTGCATGAATCCATAGCAATGCATAGCGTGGATGTCAACCCAAACAGGAAGCCTGTTAAGCAGAAGAGAAGAAACTTTGCCCCAGAAAGGCAGAGAGCAATAGACGAAGAAGTTGAGAAACTACTCAAAGATGGGATCATATGCAAAGTAAAATACCTGGAATGGTTGGCTAATGTGGTAATGGTGAAGAAAGTAAACGGAAAATGGAGAATGTATATTGACTACACCGACTTGAATAGTGCATGCCCAAAGGATCCCTACCCCtgccaaatattgatcaactGA